Proteins co-encoded in one Theileria equi strain WA chromosome 3, complete sequence genomic window:
- a CDS encoding hypothetical protein (encoded by transcript BEWA_007340A) produces MRDRNKLSEILDIIELESENKPSDNTENKELDELVNLVHSLDKPSLFKVLNVVESKCNVSEIIKEHAPEAYSKHVMDPEMVVTDATTGIPLLDQSDDMSMEFDTKEAESSFTKTFDHEYYRKIAKYAPIRLTYQERKLMRLLDSTLHVSEYTDKVDIIHEGNKSRVILKEIKEVSAILSGLAIAYNYEAGQKLIRDREYHTNADFFRNIFEIGRRYKILNPDRMRNSYGKLVHFLMDSRKPEIRELLNFDCVAPVNTVLSFLSKKKNGLAMLADPKIKIATMEISPEGKTRSQIQHEIAMKEDAVKYMVSKYAAKKSSGLISMSFSFLARNFQSHDAADDDGMTSDEVESCLYSICDHHSHLRSFRRPCDLMISYLKENFNPNDQNPEYNLAINAGSEGSRLSHNHSRQYTYVLQSLSLWREIAHDMFALWHFAESDLLDSENPYRLRNTGQGLNRVQEGPHILNAMRQILRRVQMNVGTWVGSHAIHLGDHNVPNSFIFIDKYTQIPRILTPIVTCLEKIPELYNTTQAMKQYIDSQFRGPRNLKMTILTDFFRHAFDGSGADNFNDAGSCIDGRLTSAWNWCSKIEKKPYFPIFLLTGFCGFDGRFDEG; encoded by the exons ATGAGAGATCGAAACAAACTGTCcgaaattttggatatcATTGAACTAGAGTCAGAAAATAAACCATCTGATAACACAGAAAATAAGGAACTTGATGAGCTAGTGAATCTGGTACATAGCCTAGATAAGCCTTCTTTGTTTAAAG TTTTGAACGTGGTAGAATCAAAATGCAATGTATCGGAGATCATAAAGGAACATGCTCCAGAGGCTTATTCTAAGCAT GTAATGGATCCTGAAATGGTTGTAACTGATGCTACCACAGGAATACCATTGTTAGACCAAAGTGATGATATGTCCATGGAATTTGATACAAAAGAAGCTGAGTCTTCATTCACGAAGACGTTTGACCATGAATATTACAGGAAAATAGCAAAATATGCCCCTATAAGACTAACTTACCAAGAGCGTAAACTCATGAGATTATTAGATAGCACGTTACACGTCAGTGAATATACTGACAAGGTTGATATAATTCATGAAGGGAATAAATCGCGTGTAATTCTCAAGGAAATCAAGGAAGTTTCTGCAATTTTGAGCGGCCTCGCAATCGCATACAATTATGAAGCAGGGCAAAAATTAATTCGCGACAGAGAATACCACACTAATGCTGACTTTTTTCGAAATATATTTGAAATAGGGAGGCgatacaaaattttaaatccagACCGTATGCGAAATTCTTACGGAAAGTTAGTACATTTTCTTATGGATTCCAGGAAGCCTGAAATTCGGGAATTACTGAATTTTGATTGTGTTGCTCCCGTTAATACAGTTTTGAGTTTTCTTTCAAAGAAAAAGAACGGTCTTGCCATGCTTGCCGACCCCAAAATTAAGATAGCCACAATGGAAATATCTCCCGAGGGGAAAACACGATCTCAGATACAGCATGAAATAGCTATGAAGGAGGATGCTGTAAAATATATGGTTTCAAAGTATGCTGCAAAGAAAAGTTCAGGTTTGATTAGCATGAGCTTTTCGTTTTTGGCGAGAAATTTCCAGAGTCATGATGCTGCAGACGATGATGGAATGACAAGTGATGAGGTAGAATCTTGTTTGTATTCCATTTGTGATCACCATTCTCATCTACGTTCTTTTAGACGTCCGTGTGATCTTATGATTTCATATTTGAAGGAAAACTTCAACCCTAATGATCAGAATCCAGAATATAATCTTGCTATAAATGCAGGTTCTGAAGGCTCTCGGTTAAGTCACAACCATTCTAGACAATATACTTATGTTTTGCAATCACTCTCCCTATGGCGTGAGATAGCACATGATATGTTTGCCCTATGGCATTTCGCAGAGTCTGATCTTTTGGATTCAGAGAATCCTTACAGACTTAGGAACACGGGACAAGGCCTTAATAGAGTTCAGGAAGGCCCTCATATATTAAATGCAATGAGACAAATTCTTAGGCGTGTTCAAATGAATGTAGGTACATGGGTAGGATCACATGCAATTCATCTTGGAGATCATAACGTTCCGAATtcattcatttttataGATAAATACACACAG ATACCCCGCATTCTAACTCCCATAGTCACATGCCTGGAGAAGATTCCGGAATTGTATAACACCACTCAAGCTATGAAGCAATACATTGATTCTCAGTTTAGAGGACCGCGCAATCTCAAAATGACAATACTCACTGATTTTTTCAGACATGCCTTTGATGGAAGCGGAGCCGACAATTTTAATGACGCCGGCAGCTGCATTGATGGGAGACTGACATCAGCGTGGAATTGGTGTTCCAAGATAGAAAAGAAGCCTTACTTTCCCATTTTCCTACTCACAGGATTCTGTGGATTTGATGGAAGATTTGATGAAGGATAA
- a CDS encoding CAF1 family ribonuclease domain-containing protein (encoded by transcript BEWA_007320A) yields MDEELQIVDVWADNLEDAFEKIRDVLELYPYVSIDTEFPGIVVRPTNYLEDYNYQTVKCNVDLLKIIQLGLTFADSDGSTPSNVSTWQFNFKFDLQHDMYAQDSIDLLKDSGIDFESHQKRGIELAHFGELIMSSGLVMNEDVIWISFHGSYDFAYLLKVLTCTNLPSSQSRFFELLHDFFPSLYDIKFLLDERSINLSGRLSLQKLAEHLDVERVGPQHQAGSDSLVTSRTFFKLMQRYFENKLDDEKYQGVIYGLGKSVPNLEMMKNTSDHFHSPNYNHNVHFTQPINSSVTGVKWSNNIQNNNINFYDSPFVKPKDTSILTDGMVLYDKNAFSHRIV; encoded by the coding sequence ATGGATGAAGAACTACAAATAGTGGACGTCTGGGCAGATAACTTAGAAGATGCATTTGAGAAGATAAGAGACGTGTTGGAATTATATCCTTATGTATCTATTGATACGGAATTTCCTGGTATAGTCGTTCGACCAACGAATTACCTTGAGGATTATAATTACCAGACAGTAAAATGTAACGTTGAtttgttaaaaattatCCAATTGGGTTTAACGTTTGCCGATTCTGATGGATCAACGCCAAGCAATGTATCAACATGGCAATTCAATTTCAAGTTTGATTTGCAGCATGACATGTACGCTCAAGATTCCATAGATTTATTAAAAGATAGTGGTATTGACTTCGAAAGTCACCAAAAGCGAGGAATTGAACTAGCACATTTTGGAGAGTTGATTATGTCATCTGGTTTGGTTATGAATGAAGATGTTATATGGATCTCATTTCATGGTTCCTACGATTTTGCATACCTTTTGAAGGTTCTAACATGCACAAATTTACCATCTAGCCAATCCAGATTTTTTGAATTGTTACATGACTTTTTCCCGTCGCTTTACGATATCAAGTTTCTGCTTGATGAAAGATCCATTAATTTATCGGGAAGGTTGTCACTCCAAAAGCTCGCTGAGCACTTGGACGTTGAACGTGTGGGACCACAACATCAAGCAGGTAGTGATAGTTTGGTTACATCACGCACTTTTTTCAAACTTATGCAAAGATACTTTGAAAACAAGttggatgatgaaaagtacCAAGGCGTAATTTATGGTCTAGGCAAATCTGTACCTaatctggagatgatgaaaaatacCAGTGATCATTTCCATTCACCCAATTATAATcataatgtacattttacGCAGCCTATTAACTCTTCAGTTACAGGCGTTAAGTGGAGTAATAACATTCAAAACAACAACATAAACTTTTATGATTCTCCATTCGTGAAACCGAAGGATACCTCGATTTTGACGGATGGGATGGTTTTGTACGATAAAAATGCTTTCTCTCATAGGATTGTTTGA
- a CDS encoding hypothetical protein (encoded by transcript BEWA_007330A) — translation MFQYLRFMVCLSNSVRFSGSLGLATRYPLGEPLAKFRALVKKQSQCTRVYQGWPPATRIDVQNELKPLGRRLFVMNRLLEDGKTLEPTLVFCCGIKPMLMLSKQEFEALIKHLPWIKMQFKEFYKLL, via the exons ATGTTTCAATATCTGAGGTTTATGGTTTGCCTGAGTAATTCTGTTAGATTTAGCGGTTCCCTAGGGCTGGCCACTAGGTATCCCCTAGGAGAACCTCTAGCAAAGTTCCGTGCCCTGGTAAAAAAGCAATCGCAATGTACACGTGTATATCAAGGCTGGCCTCCGGCAACACGTATAGATGTACAAAATGAG TTAAAACCTCTTGGTCGTAGACTGTTCGTGATGAACCGTTTGCTTGAGGATGGAAAAACTCTAGAGCCTACCCTAGTATTTTGCTGCGGCATCAAACCCATGCTAATGCTGAGCAAACAAGAATTTGAAGCTTTGATAAAGCACCTACCCTGGATAAAAATGCAATTCAAAGAGTTCTACAAACTCCTTTAA